The Halovivax ruber XH-70 genome includes the window TGGCGCCGGCATCTCGACCGGCGACGACGTCCTTGCCGCCCGTGAATTGGGCGCCGACGGCGTCTTACTCGCGAGCGGCGTCGCGAAAGCCGACGACCCTGCCGGCGCGCTCGAGTCACTCGTCGACCCGCTTTAGGGCGACGTCAGCCCGACCGGATTACTAATCGATCGACGGGGTAGACACGGTTGTCGATAGTCAGAGACAGCAAAAGACGACGAATCGGCCCGATCAAATCTTTTATTTCTAAATCTGTGGCGTGTCCATACCACATTTCCGTACCTGGCAACGGGATGTAGATACATTAATAACGATGTACCGTCGTGGTAGACTAACCGATAATGTCCGGAGAACAGGTGTTCGTCTCGCACGATCCAGCCGACCTGTCTGTCGTTCAGGAGCTGTTCTCGACGGTGAAGAACTTCCCGTTCGGGGTGCATCTGGCGCTCGAAGCCGTCGAGTCCGGCCGGAGCCGTGAACGACTGGAAGGCCGGCTGGCGAACAGCGACGTCGTCGTCGCGGTCCTGACGGAATCGTCCGCGGACAGCAAGTGGATCAACCAGGAAGTCGGCTACGCCATCGCGAAAGGGATCCCGGTGGTGGCGCTGTACACCGACCCGTCGCTAGGCGGTGGGTTCCTCGACGGCGTCGAGGGCGTCACACTCGATCGGGATAACTTGACCGAGACCGTCTTCAATCTTCTCAGCCGACTCCGGGCCGAGCTCGCACCCCTCGGCGCGCTCTCGGTACCGAACTGGTACATCAGGTTCCCCTGCACGCTCGCAGACTGTGGCCACCCGGTAACGCTCGAACTCGAGGAGGGGCAGACGAAACTCTGGAAACTCCACAAACACGGCCAGTTGCTCGAAACGAGCTGTGACGTCTGTAAGACGAGTTATTACTTCGACCCGGCGACCATCGGCTTCGTCAGGCGAGAAGAAGCGACGATCAACTGACGGGGCCAGTCAACCGACGACGCAGGTGCGTGAACCGCCAGAACTCACTTCAGTCGTTCGTACGCACCCCTGACGAGTCGGAACGCCTCTCGGGTCCCCGTCGGTCGGTCCGGGTGAGCGTGTTTGACCTGTTCCTGAAATGCCGCACGGATCTCCTCGGCCGAGGCGTCTTCGTCCACGTCTAAGATCTCTCTGGCATCGACACGCCGCATCGCCACGTCGACGACGATCCCCTCGTCGACGGCAGTCTCTTTGCAGGTCGGGCAGAGTGATTCGACCCGGTCATCGACGAGCGTGACGCGATACGGTTCCGCACGGATCCACTCACGACAGTGACCGCACAGTCGCTTACTGGGAGCGATTTCGGTCGAGGAGGTCACCCCGGCGTCGGGGGCCGAACGGGCGTCGGAAGCGGTGGGAGACGAACCGGTCCCCTCGCTACCCGCGTTGGGCTGGTGCGCCCGACACGCCGAACACAGCGACAGGACGGTGCCGTCCGTCAGGACGACGTCCTCGACGTCGGCCGTCTCGACGGTCGACCGACAGCCTTCGCAGGTCGCGCTCGCCGTCTCGAGTTCTGCCCGCTCAGCGGCTGCACGGGCGTGTGGCGTACAGGTCGGACAACAGGCAACCTGTGTGCCGTCGGGCATCGAGACGGTCGTCAACCGTCCGAGCACGACGGACCGGTCGCAGCCGTCACAGCCTTCCCGTCTGTTGTCGGCGACACCCATCTACGCGGGAATATGTGTTCGTGATATATTAGTTCTGCTCTCCCACACCCGGCCGGTTCACGGAAATCGAGACACCGATACCGTTCGAGCGAGCATCCCCGATATGAACGTGGCTACCGACAATCGCTGGCCGCCGGTTCGACGCGCCGATCAGTGGCCGCTCGCACTGGACAGTCTCGCCATCGTCGTCCTCACGATGGTCGGTCAACTGAGACACGGCTATACGCCCCTCGAGTGGCCGATTCGCACCGTCGAGACCATCACACCGTTCGTCCTCGGCTGGCTCGTCTGTGCCGCCCTGCTCGGGCTGTATCGAAACAGACGACGACTCACCCTCCTGACGCACGCTCGGGCCGTCCTGGTCTGCTGGCTGGCCGCCACGAACGTGGCGTTCTTGATCCGCGGCCTGCCCATTACCCCCGGCAACGTGCCCTGGTCGTTCATGGTCGTCATGGTCGGGCTTGGCGCCATCGCTATCCTCACGAGCCGACTGGGCTACGAGTACGTCGTCCGAACGAACGAGAACCGACTCTAGCCCATCGAGTGTATCGTGGTACGTCCCCACTGATTCACGCAGCCATCTGACAGCCCGCCACAGAACTGACTGACCGCACGAAAGAGCTTATTATGGCCGGCTCACACCCGGTCGTGTCGATCCAGGTTGGAGTCGACTGGCCCCACAACCACCCCATAACTTATCGAAAACCCATTCACAACCAGACCGTCATGACCGAGTCAAGTACGATTAGAATATGGCGAATCTTTATATAGCCATTTCACGTAGTACTGAATAGCTATGGCCCGGTACTACGACATCATTCTGGCCCTTATCCCCCTCTCGCTGCTGGGTATCGCAGCGGTCCTGATCGTCGCCGGTCTCCCGACGGTCACGGCGATTCCGGGCGGGGCACTCGTGGCGACGGCGCTGATCGGTCACGCACTATTCGTCAACGGCCCGCAGGACGACGTCGAGTACACTGCGGTCGAAGCAACGAGTAACTCACCCGTCGTCAACGCTGACTGATCGACTGGCGAATCACTCACGCCGTTTCTCAGAAAGCTCCTGCGCCACGTCCC containing:
- a CDS encoding toll/interleukin-1 receptor domain-containing protein, encoding MSGEQVFVSHDPADLSVVQELFSTVKNFPFGVHLALEAVESGRSRERLEGRLANSDVVVAVLTESSADSKWINQEVGYAIAKGIPVVALYTDPSLGGGFLDGVEGVTLDRDNLTETVFNLLSRLRAELAPLGALSVPNWYIRFPCTLADCGHPVTLELEEGQTKLWKLHKHGQLLETSCDVCKTSYYFDPATIGFVRREEATIN
- a CDS encoding J domain-containing protein yields the protein MGVADNRREGCDGCDRSVVLGRLTTVSMPDGTQVACCPTCTPHARAAAERAELETASATCEGCRSTVETADVEDVVLTDGTVLSLCSACRAHQPNAGSEGTGSSPTASDARSAPDAGVTSSTEIAPSKRLCGHCREWIRAEPYRVTLVDDRVESLCPTCKETAVDEGIVVDVAMRRVDAREILDVDEDASAEEIRAAFQEQVKHAHPDRPTGTREAFRLVRGAYERLK
- a CDS encoding DUF3054 domain-containing protein, coding for MNVATDNRWPPVRRADQWPLALDSLAIVVLTMVGQLRHGYTPLEWPIRTVETITPFVLGWLVCAALLGLYRNRRRLTLLTHARAVLVCWLAATNVAFLIRGLPITPGNVPWSFMVVMVGLGAIAILTSRLGYEYVVRTNENRL